From Lentisphaera araneosa HTCC2155, the proteins below share one genomic window:
- a CDS encoding sigma-70 family RNA polymerase sigma factor codes for MDSKSDAIRNYMHNISDYSLVTKEEEVDLAADIKLGSDKAREKLIVSNLRLVVKIAHDFKGLGLPLSDLISEGNIGLMRAVEKFDPAKGAKFSSYAAWWIKQSMRRGLANQSRTIRIPVQSAGKINKIRNARIELKEKLMREPTDQEIATYLEFSKRTVSGLSTVGGSTISLQAKLQDGEDGEIQDIVADKASQTASDIIGEAESINSMMKFIVYLTDREKLVLELRFGLLSGRPKTLEEVSQAIGRTRERVRQIQNQALKKLRERMQRESLLN; via the coding sequence ATGGATTCAAAAAGCGACGCCATTCGTAATTATATGCACAATATTAGTGATTATTCACTAGTAACAAAAGAAGAAGAGGTCGATTTAGCTGCTGACATTAAGTTAGGTAGTGATAAAGCTCGTGAAAAGCTAATCGTATCCAACCTTCGTCTTGTTGTAAAGATTGCACATGATTTCAAAGGACTCGGCTTGCCCTTATCTGACCTTATTTCAGAAGGTAATATTGGATTGATGCGTGCGGTTGAAAAATTCGACCCCGCTAAAGGTGCAAAGTTCTCTTCTTATGCAGCGTGGTGGATCAAACAATCCATGCGCCGTGGTTTGGCTAATCAGAGCCGTACAATTCGTATTCCTGTCCAGTCGGCAGGGAAAATAAACAAGATTCGAAATGCTCGCATTGAATTAAAAGAAAAGCTCATGCGTGAGCCTACTGATCAAGAGATTGCGACATACCTAGAATTTTCAAAAAGAACAGTTTCTGGACTTAGCACAGTCGGCGGTTCCACTATTTCACTTCAAGCAAAACTGCAAGATGGTGAAGATGGTGAGATTCAAGATATTGTAGCTGACAAAGCCTCTCAAACAGCATCCGATATCATCGGTGAAGCGGAATCGATCAATTCAATGATGAAATTCATAGTCTATTTGACTGACCGTGAAAAACTCGTTTTGGAATTGCGTTTTGGCTTACTATCGGGTCGTCCTAAGACCTTAGAAGAAGTAAGTCAAGCGATTGGCAGAACGCGTGAGCGTGTTCGTCAGATTCAAAACCAAGCTTTGAAGAAGCTAAGAGAAAGAATGCAGCGTGAAAGTCTGCTTAACTAA
- the proC gene encoding pyrroline-5-carboxylate reductase, which produces MKELSFIGTGKMASAIAKGICLNGVLTSEEIIGTAPDQSRFDFRDLTNIPVSDDNAEAMNSRMVVLAFKPQVAEQICRSLQPMVKDQYFVSICAGITLDNLEQWLGTDKVTRTMPNTPLCVSKGAVAYCSASGVGESDLALLTQYFECSGILAKVAEDDINTITALSGSGPAYVFEMIDALAQSAKANGLSDEVALAFSIQTFLGSAQMLSDKLGTPEELRNAVTSPNGTTYAALENFKQNNLREVLHQGFQAAKDRGDELSRGEK; this is translated from the coding sequence ATGAAAGAGTTATCATTTATTGGTACTGGCAAGATGGCCAGTGCTATTGCGAAAGGTATATGCCTCAACGGTGTATTAACGAGCGAAGAAATTATTGGGACAGCACCGGATCAGAGTCGCTTCGACTTTCGTGATCTGACCAATATACCCGTAAGTGATGATAACGCCGAAGCAATGAATTCGCGCATGGTCGTTCTCGCCTTCAAACCTCAAGTAGCAGAACAAATTTGTCGTTCTTTGCAGCCTATGGTCAAAGATCAATACTTTGTATCAATTTGCGCCGGTATTACACTCGATAACTTAGAGCAATGGTTGGGGACTGATAAAGTCACAAGAACGATGCCAAATACGCCTCTCTGTGTATCAAAAGGAGCTGTGGCCTATTGTTCTGCAAGCGGTGTCGGTGAAAGTGACCTTGCCTTGTTGACTCAGTACTTCGAATGCTCAGGTATTTTGGCGAAAGTAGCTGAAGATGACATCAATACAATCACGGCTTTAAGTGGTAGCGGTCCCGCCTATGTTTTTGAAATGATCGATGCCTTGGCGCAATCCGCAAAAGCTAATGGTCTCTCAGATGAAGTGGCCTTAGCATTTAGCATACAAACATTTTTGGGTTCAGCACAGATGTTGAGCGATAAGTTGGGAACTCCCGAGGAATTACGCAATGCAGTGACTTCGCCTAACGGTACAACTTATGCGGCCTTAGAAAACTTCAAGCAAAACAATTTAAGAGAAGTACTTCACCAAGGCTTTCAAGCAGCAAAAGATAGAGGCGATGAATTAAGTCGCGGTGAAAAGTAA